The following DNA comes from Deinococcus betulae.
GAGCAGGTGTTTGCCGCCCACCTGGCCCGGCTCCCAGCGAACGTAACCGCCGTGTTCGAGGAACATCCCGGCATGTTCCGGGCGCGGCGGTTTGGAGGTCTGGCGCCGGCCGTCAAACCGGCCCGCCCCGAGGTCGCCGGAGGACGCAGCGTGAACGACGCCAAAGCCTTTCAGCAGGCCCTGTTTCAGCAGGCGCTGGCCGAACGGGGTGCGTTGCTGCGGGCGTTCAAGGGCTCACGGGGGTAAGGCCGCCCAGCCACCAGTGCAGAAAACCCGGCAGGCGGGCGCGCCACGCCGCTTCGTCGTGCCAGTGGCCCCCGCCTACTACAAACTGAACCTCCTGCACTTGGGGCCGTAGGGTCTCGGCCAGCGTCTGGGCTAGGGCAACGGTCTCGGCGGCGCTGGCCAGACTGCTGCCCTCATGGTCGCCCATGTCCAGCCACACGCGGGCCTGGGGGGCGCGGTGGCCCTGCTGCCAGCGCAGAAAGGCAAAGTCGGCGGGCCACACAGCCGGGCTGAACACCCCCAGCGTGCCGTAGGTGCTGGGGTCGCGCAGCCCGCAGTAGGCGGTGATCAGCCCCCCAAAAGAAGAGCCGGCCAGAGCCACCTGTGAGGCCGGCACGCTGCCAAAGCGCACCAGCAGCTGCGGCAGCAGGAAGTCTTTGAGCCAGTCGGCGTACTCGTCGGCCCCCGACACGAAACCGTTCAGTTCAAAAGGAGAAGGCACGTAGCGGCGGCTGCGGTCATCCCCCACAGGTAAGGCAGCGACGCGGCAGGGGAGACCTGCGTCGGCGAGGGTCTGAGCCGCGCCCGCCGCGTCCCAGCTCTCGCCTGCAAAAGTCGGCCCCTCGTCAAAGACGTTCTGACCGTCATGCAGAATCAGCAGCGGTAAGGGGCCAGTGTCATGCCCGGCTGGCCACCACAGCCGCACGGCCTGGTCGCCCCAGGGGGCCGCCAGCGTGATGGCCTCGCGCGGTGGGGCACTGCGGGCGGGGCGGCCCTGACCAGCGCGCGCATCCTGCCAGCCCGCGACCTCCAGCTGGATCACGGTCTCGCCGCTGACCACGACCTTGTGCGCCGGAGCGCGGCCTCCCCAGGCGTCTCCCTCTTCTGTCACTGTTCCGTCAGAGTGCCGGGCGCGCACCTTTACGCCGGTCAGCGCCCCCATAGGCAGGTCGGCGGCAAGCTCGCCCGCCGCAGTAAATGTCCAGCCTTCGGGGTCACTGCTCCAGCCCCGGTGGTCACCAGTCAGAAACAGCGTCTGGGCCGGTGGCGAGCCATGGGGAAGGCGGAGACGAAACACCATGCGGGGCATGCCGCCCAGTCTGGCAGGTCTGCCCAGCAATTGTTCAAGGCTGCGTCAGCTTCGCGTGAGGGTTATGTCAGGTGCTGAGCGATAGGCTTTTGTCGTGGAGAACGAGTTTTGTTAGGTCCGCGCCCAGGCGCCGCCGCACTTGTCCCCACCCGTTAAACTTGATATACTTGCACTCAAGTTTCCTGGTCTTGAATTTTCAGGAACCCGCTCTCGTCACGACCCACCCGGGCCAAAGGAGTTCCGACCATGCCCACCCCCCTTCCCCAGAATGTCCCCGTCTGCCCGGTTCGCGGCAGCGTGATTTACCCGACCATGGTGCAACACATTGACGCCAGCCGTTCGCTGTCTATTGGCGCCATTGAGGCCGCCATGGCCGGCGAAAAGGTGATCCTGATCGTGTCCCAGAAGGACAAGGATGTGGATGATCCCAAGGGCGCCGACCTCTACGACGTGGGCACCGCCTGCAACGTGCTGCGCGTGCGCAAGAACCCCGATGGCACGGTGCAGATGCTGGTGTCGGCGGTGGCCCGCGTGCAGGCCAGCAACTACCGGCGCGGCGATTACCTGACGGCTGACATCACCCCCCTGAATGCCGAAACCGACAACCCCGTCGAGTTGCAGGCCCTGAGCCGCGAACTGCGCGAGCGCTTTGACACCATCGCCCAGAACGGCAAGATCAGCGCCGAGAATGTGCAGACCATCCAGGCCAAGGACGACATCGGCGAGATGGCCGATCACATCGCTTTCAACCTCGACTTCAAGCTGGAAGACAAGCAGGCGCTGCTGGAACAGGCCGGCCTGACGGGCCGCGTGCGCAAGCTGCTGACGCTGCTGGACACCGAGCAGGAAGTGCAGGCGGTGCAGGCCAAGATTCGCGCGCAGGTCAAAGAAGAGATCGACAAGAACCAGCGCGAATACTACCTGCGCGAGCAGATGAAGGTTATTCAGAAGGAATTACAGGGCGGTGAGGACGGCGAAGAAGGCGACGAAGCTGAAGCCTTCCGCGTCAAGCTGGACGCCCTGGAGCTGAAGCCCGAGGTGCGCAAGGACCTGGACCGCGAGGTCAACCGCCTGGCCCGCATGCACCCCGACGCCGCCGAAGCCAGCGTTATCCGCACCTACCTGACCTGGGTGACCGAGCTGCCTTGGAACACCCGCAGCGATGACCAGTTGGATGTGGGCCAGGCCTCGCAGATTCTGGATGACGACCACTACGGCCTGGAAAAGGTCAAGGACCGCGTGCTGGAGTTCCTGGCCGTGCGCCGCCTGCGCAAGGAACGCGCCGAGCGCGGTGAACTGAGCGCCGAAGACGTGAACAAGGGACCGATTCTGGTCTTTACGGGCCCTCCCGGCGTTGGGAAGACCAGTATTGCGCAGAGCATCGCCAAGGCGCTGGGCCGTAAGTACGTGCGCATTGCCCTGGGCGGCGCGCGCGACGAGTCGGACATTCGCGGTCACCGCCGCACCTATATCGGCGCCATGCCCGGCCGCCTGATTCAGGGCATCCGCAGCGCAGGCACCAAGAACCCCG
Coding sequences within:
- the lon gene encoding endopeptidase La — encoded protein: MPTPLPQNVPVCPVRGSVIYPTMVQHIDASRSLSIGAIEAAMAGEKVILIVSQKDKDVDDPKGADLYDVGTACNVLRVRKNPDGTVQMLVSAVARVQASNYRRGDYLTADITPLNAETDNPVELQALSRELRERFDTIAQNGKISAENVQTIQAKDDIGEMADHIAFNLDFKLEDKQALLEQAGLTGRVRKLLTLLDTEQEVQAVQAKIRAQVKEEIDKNQREYYLREQMKVIQKELQGGEDGEEGDEAEAFRVKLDALELKPEVRKDLDREVNRLARMHPDAAEASVIRTYLTWVTELPWNTRSDDQLDVGQASQILDDDHYGLEKVKDRVLEFLAVRRLRKERAERGELSAEDVNKGPILVFTGPPGVGKTSIAQSIAKALGRKYVRIALGGARDESDIRGHRRTYIGAMPGRLIQGIRSAGTKNPVILLDEVDKLGSSYQGDPSAALLEVLDPAQNQHFTDHYLGVPFDLSEAMFIATANYPEQIPPALMDRMEVIDFSSYIEQEKLEIAKRYLLPRQLIANGLKANQIAFTDSALEKLISHYTREAGVRNLEREIGTVARKVARRIATGEVKRVKVTDKELDRYLGQARHIPETEGKEDMVGVSTGMFYTPVGGDILFVETSTSPGKGLVLTGQLGDVMKESARAALTYIKANAERFHIDKARIDDSEIHVHVPAGAIPKEGPSAGGAMAVSLISAITGISARHDVAMTGEMTLTGRYLPIGGLKEKVLGARRAGIKHIILPKANEGDLRDIPLHLRSSMSFHPCDTVDQVLDVALVGGLKALETPRDGQALPVPDAAPKRKSRRTEARA
- a CDS encoding alpha/beta hydrolase — encoded protein: MPRMVFRLRLPHGSPPAQTLFLTGDHRGWSSDPEGWTFTAAGELAADLPMGALTGVKVRARHSDGTVTEEGDAWGGRAPAHKVVVSGETVIQLEVAGWQDARAGQGRPARSAPPREAITLAAPWGDQAVRLWWPAGHDTGPLPLLILHDGQNVFDEGPTFAGESWDAAGAAQTLADAGLPCRVAALPVGDDRSRRYVPSPFELNGFVSGADEYADWLKDFLLPQLLVRFGSVPASQVALAGSSFGGLITAYCGLRDPSTYGTLGVFSPAVWPADFAFLRWQQGHRAPQARVWLDMGDHEGSSLASAAETVALAQTLAETLRPQVQEVQFVVGGGHWHDEAAWRARLPGFLHWWLGGLTPVSP